The Theropithecus gelada isolate Dixy chromosome X, Tgel_1.0, whole genome shotgun sequence genome includes a window with the following:
- the PNMA6A gene encoding LOW QUALITY PROTEIN: paraneoplastic antigen-like protein 6A (The sequence of the model RefSeq protein was modified relative to this genomic sequence to represent the inferred CDS: inserted 1 base in 1 codon; substituted 1 base at 1 genomic stop codon) translates to MAVKMLQDWCRWMGVNARSGLLILGIPEDCDDAEFQESLEAALWPMGHFTVLGKVFREEXTAALVELNWEVNYALVPREVPGTGGPWNVVFVPCCSGEKFLGLGRVFHFPEQQGQMVESLAGARGVGLCRVCWLRSIGQVVQPWVETVRYQSLGVFSGRDQPAPGEECFEVXLDHTTDMLHVWQGFSERERRRRLLEGLRGTALQLVHALLAENPARTAQDCLAALVQVFGDSESQVTILVKCLTAQQQSGERLSAFVLRLEVLLQKAMEKEALARASADRVRLRQMLTRAHLTEPLDEALRNLRMAGRSPSFLEMLGLVRESEAWEASLARSVRAQAQEAAGAWADAQAIARAHTKVEAVPGSPGWGPEGLVQAGGQEAEELLPEGLKLVLEECDN, encoded by the exons ATGGCGGTGAAGATGCTGCAGGACTGGTGCAGGTGGATGGGGGTCAACGCTCGCAGTGGTCTGCTCATCCTGGGCATCCCGGAGGACTGTGATGATGCCGAATTCCAAGAGTCCCTCGAGGCTGCCCTGTGGCCTATGGGACACTTTACGGTGCTAGGCAAAGTGTTTCGAGAGG CCACCGCGGCCCTGGTCGAGCTCAACTGGGAAGTCAACTATGCTTTGGTCCCCAGGGAAGTCCCCGGCACGGGAGGCCCGTGGAACGTGGTCTTTGTGCCCTGTTGCTCAGGCGAGAAGTTTCTCGGTCTCGGTCGTGTGTTCCACTTCCCGGAGCAACAGGGGCAGATGGTGGAGAGCCTGGCCGGCGCCCGGGGCgtggggctgtgcagggtgtgctggCTCCGATCCATCGGTCAGGTGGTCCAGCCCTGGGTGGAGACCGTGAGGTACCAGAGCCTGGGCGTGTTTTCCGGGAGGGACCAGCCAGCCCCAGGGGAGGAGTGCTTTGAGGTCTAGCTAGACCACACCACCGATATGCTGCATGTGTGGCAGGGGTTCTcggaaagggagaggaggaggaggctgctggAAGGCTTGCGTGGGACCGCCCTGCAGCTCGTGCACGCTCTCCTGGCGGAGAACCCCGCCAGGACGGCGCAGGACTGTCTGGCGGCCCTGGTCCAGGTGTTTGGAGACAGTGAGTCCCAGGTGACCATCCTGGTGAAGTGTCTGACCGCTCAGCAGCAGTCAGGCGAGCGTCTCTCGGCTTTCGTGTTGCGGCTGGAAGTCCTGCTGCAGAAGGCCATGGAGAAGGAGGCCCTGGCCAGAGCATCTGCCGACCGCGTGCGCCTGAGGCAGATGCTCACCAGGGCCCACCTTACTGAGCCTCTGGATGAAGCACTGAGGAACCTGAGAATGGCCGGGAGGTCTCCAAGTTTCCTGGAGATGCTGGGGCTCgttcgggagtctgaggcatgggAGGCCAGTCTAGCCAGGAGCGTGAGAGCCCAGGCACAGGAAGCAGCCGGTGCCTGGGCTGATGCCCAGGCTATTGCCAGAGCCCACACTAAAGTAGAGGCGGTCCCAGGAAGTCCTGGCTGGGGGCCAGAGGGCCTCGTCCAGGCAGggggccaggaggctgaggagctcCTCCCGGAGGGGCTCAAGCTGGTCCTGGAGGAATGTGATAACTAG